A stretch of DNA from Paenibacillus albus:
CATTTGGTGCATTGGCAGAACGCGCATTTGAGCTCGATCCTAGTAAAGACATTTATGTAATTTGCCGCACAGGAAACCGAAGCGATATGGCTGCTCAAGCTCTAACAGAGTTAGGATTTGCAAAAGTAACGAATATTATTCCGGGCATGTCCCAGTGGACAGGCCCCATTGAATGTGAGGAGTGATTTAGATGACAAAAGTTAATCCCGCGACTGCCGCTCAGTTAGCCCATCACATTATTGAAAATAAACCTTTGTTTGTTTTAGATGTTCGTAATGAAGATGATTTTGCATCTTGGAAAATCGAAGGTCGTCAAGTTGAAATCTTCAACACTCCTTATTTTGATTTGCTTGATGGCGTCGAAAGCATTCTCAGCCAACTACCTGACGACAAACCAGTCATTGTCGTTTGCGCGAAAGAAGGCTCTTCAATTTTCGTTGCGGAACTTTTGCTTAAAGCCGGCTTAAAGGATGTCTCCTATCTTGTGGGAGGTATGAAAGCGTGGAGTGAGCATCTTGAACCCATTAAAGTCGGTGACCTTCAAAACGGAGGCGAAATATACCAATTTATGCGAATGGGCAAAGGTTGTATGTCCTACATGATTGTATCTGAAAAAGCAGCATTGATCGTTGATGCGGCGCGCATGGTGAGCGCTTATGAAGAGTTTGCACACCGCAGCGACATTACAATCAAATACCTAGTGGATACCCACCTACACGCCGATCATATTTCCGGTGGTCGAGAATTGGCTCATAAAGTTAACGGGGCTTACTTACTCCCTCCAAGGGATGCCGAAGAAGTAACGTTTGATTATCATGCCCTTGAAGAAGGGAATGAACTTACTTTCGGCGGGACAACTGTGAAAGTCGTGCCTATTTACTCGCCTGGTCACACCATCGGTAGCACGACGCTTCTCGTTGATGATAAGTACCTGCTTACAGGTGATATATTGTTTGTCGAATCTATTGGTCGCCCCGACCTTGCCGGAAAAGCTGAAGATTGGGTTGGTGATCTTCGCAATACCCTGTACAGCACTTATAGAGAACTCGATGAAGATTTAGTCGTCCTCCCTGCTCATTTTGCGAATGTATCCGAACTGAATGAAGATGGAAGCATCTCAGCACGACTGGGAGACTTGTTTAAGCGCAATGCAGGACTTAACGTCGCAAACGAAGCAACGTTCCGGGAGCTGGTATCAATCAATCTTCCACCACAGCCTAACGCTTATCATGAGATCCGCCTGGTAAACATGGGGCTATTAAGCCCAGCAGAAGATGAAAAAAGGGAAATGGAAATGGGCCCTAACCGCTGCGCTGTTCACGGCTAACCTAAAAAAAAACGGAGGCGAAGAATAAATGATTATTAAAAAAGTTGTCGATGCCAAGGGGCAGGCTTGCCCGATGCCAATCGTGAGAACCAAAAAAGCAATGAACGAACTCATTACCGGAGAAGTGCTGCAGGTACTAGCCACCGATAAAGGCTCCAAACCTGATTTAGCCGCTTGGACTAAATCAACTGGTCACACACTTCTCGAAAGTAAAGAAGAAAATGGTGTATTTATTTTCATGATTCAAAAAGGCTAAGAATACCGTTTTGAATCGGAGGTATTGATATGGATGTGTCTTTCATTATCGTTTTATTTGCAATTGGAATAGTCGGCTCGCTCATTT
This window harbors:
- a CDS encoding MBL fold metallo-hydrolase, with translation MTKVNPATAAQLAHHIIENKPLFVLDVRNEDDFASWKIEGRQVEIFNTPYFDLLDGVESILSQLPDDKPVIVVCAKEGSSIFVAELLLKAGLKDVSYLVGGMKAWSEHLEPIKVGDLQNGGEIYQFMRMGKGCMSYMIVSEKAALIVDAARMVSAYEEFAHRSDITIKYLVDTHLHADHISGGRELAHKVNGAYLLPPRDAEEVTFDYHALEEGNELTFGGTTVKVVPIYSPGHTIGSTTLLVDDKYLLTGDILFVESIGRPDLAGKAEDWVGDLRNTLYSTYRELDEDLVVLPAHFANVSELNEDGSISARLGDLFKRNAGLNVANEATFRELVSINLPPQPNAYHEIRLVNMGLLSPAEDEKREMEMGPNRCAVHG
- a CDS encoding sulfurtransferase TusA family protein, with product MIIKKVVDAKGQACPMPIVRTKKAMNELITGEVLQVLATDKGSKPDLAAWTKSTGHTLLESKEENGVFIFMIQKG